Genomic DNA from Haloplanus sp. HW8-1:
CCCGCCAGCCCAGTGATCGGTTTCCAAATCCGCGTAGGCATCGTTTCGTCGTGCAGCGATATGACCGTCGATAGCTGGGGTCGCTGCGTCGAAGTCGATTTCGATAGGGCCACGATCCGTCGTCGATGTGGAAGGGTAGCCACGTAGTGCAGAGTAGAGTTCGCCTCGCGGACCGGACGCTTCGGCAGTAATGTGGTCCTGCGTGGCCGTCGTAACGAGAGCGAACAACTGGTCGATCTCCTCGTAGACCGGAATCGGCTCTGCGGTCGACGCCGTCACGTGACCGGACACAGCAAGGTATACATCTTCGAACGACGTGAGTTGCTCAACCAATCCGTCGAACCCGCTCGCCGGTTCGATGCCGAACTTGCGGAGGCCATTCCGAGCCTGTTGGCTCACAGTGGGACCGTCTTCATTCGACCTTGAGTAGAGTTCGGGGACTACCGTCCCCCAACTCACTCGCTTTTTCCAAGACTCGTCGTACTGCTCGCTAGTTCGCATCTCGTCGAGGAATGTTGCGAGGTCGTCTAAGGTGCCGGACCAGAGGCTCCGGACGGTACTCGGAAACCACTCGTTCGCGGAAGCGAGTATCTGCTCGTTCCAGAGCGCGTCGAAATTCGCATCGGAGGGGTCCTGAGTAAAGGCCACTAAGCGCTCTCGGTACTGATCTGATCGTGTCGGTCGGGTGAGGTCGTATCCCGGGCCAGTCGGATGAGTTTCGGCGACGACACCCCACGTCTCCAGCAGATGGGTCGCCCTCGGTCCGAGCGTTAGGGCCATGTCTCACTCTCAGATCCCAGTGTGTTGGTTCCTTTGACTCCGCTGAAGGCCTCAGTAGGAGACAGACTGGACCGTGTTCGGCGTGTACGCATACCGTCGGCTGGGATCTGCAACTGTCCGAAAAATCGGGATCGTTGTCTGTCGCTACGAACGACAGTCGTGTCTGGGTGTTACTGTCGGACGACGTTCGCCGCGCGAGGCCCCTTGGGTGAGGACTCGATGTCGAACTCGACCTCAGTCCCTTCGGTGAGGTCCTCGCCGCCAACGTCCTCCATGTGGAAGAACACGTCCTCGTCGTCGTCGAGGTCGCCGTCGTCAGTCGAAATGAAACCGTAGCCGCCAGTGTCGTTGAAGAAATCAACCGTACCGTTTGCCATTACATACGAACGAAGGGTTGGCTGAGGGATAACCCTTCCGAGGGTCAAGGTACCACGACTCTTGACGCTACATTCGCAGGCCTGCTGAACTATCAGTTCAGCCTCGGAAAGATGAAACAACGGGTCTGGATGATCGATATCGCCGCTATATTCGGCACCAGTGTTAGACTTGGCCGACTACGTCTGCGAACGCGAAGTTGTCTCGTGCTTCCGTAATTTTGATCCGAACCCGGTCCCCCGGACTGGTGTTCTCGACGAATACGACGTAGCCAGGGGGTATGCGTGCGATACCATCCCCTTTCTCACCGATATCCTCGATTTCGACTTCTCGGATCTCGCCTTCATCGACAGGCGGCTGATCGAACTCCGTACTGTTATCCTGTCGCTGCCGTGTTCCCGACAGTTGACCGGTGAACTCCGACGAGTTGCTACCTACATCTTCTGCGGATCCAACCTCACCGGCTTCGAACAACGTCACTTTGTATCTCTTCCCCTCCTCCAACGATCCTACCTCGATTTCCTGCTCTGGGATCTCCAAAGTATACGACCCATTTCGGCTCGTTACCCGACTGGTGAACATGCACAGCAACGAATCTAAAAACTCCATCATCGACGGTATCTCTCCGCACCGTTAAAAACAGTCTGCAGTTTTGAAGGTACCTCTCTCGGGTAGACATGCAATGTGAGCAGAGAGTAACGGAGATTTCGGCACGAATCCCTCATTCATCGAATCCGTGTTTGTACTGTCTCCATTTCAGCAACATCCGTCTCGCCTTCTGGCAGTTGTCCTTGTGGGCATTGCTCTTCTTGATACGCCAACTCCTGCATCCACTCATCCGCGTGTTCGTGAGTTAGATCAGCGACGTATCGTCTCTCTTGCTCCCAGACCCGCCGATAGAACATGTCCATCCGATACGAACTGTCTCGAAGGCATAACCCTCGACCTTGTCCGGGTTCTTCCCGAACGTGAGTAACCATTTGAGACAGTCCTCACGCTGGGATCGATAGTCAGAAAGCTGACGTTCATTCAGCGATTCCTCGCTTGGCTCCGTGACAACCGTGATACCGTCGAGATCGGTCATGATTCACCCCTGAATCTTACGTCGAATGTAGTAGCCGGGGCAACAACATGAACCGCAAGACGGCGTCGGGGTGACACGGATTCGATCACGTGTTTGCCTTGTGGCATCGTATTCACCTGTGGTCCGCCACGGGCCAAACCCGCAAGACGAGAAAGGAATTGGAGTGCTCCGACAGGGATTCGAACCCTGGTCATTGCCGTGAGAGGGCAATATGATTGGCCGGACTACACTATCGGAGCCCGTCGACGCACGGGGCGTCGATCACATTCACAGCGAAGGGGTGCCAATATTTAAACTCCACTATATCGGTCGACCGGGCGGAGAGTAAAGGGTCTCGGGAACGAGGTGTTCGACGACTATGAGTCTCGAAGACAGCGCGACCGTCGTGACGGGTGCGAGTGCCGGCATCGGAGAGGCGACCGCCCACGAGTTGGCGAGTCGAGGGGCACGGGTCGCTCTCGCCGCACGGAGCGAGGACCACCTTGAGTCGATTGCCGCCGAGCTGGAAGCGGAGTACGGCGTCGAGACGCTCGTCGTTCCGACGGACGTCCGCGACGAATCGGCAGTCGAGTCGTTGATCGAGACGGTCGTCGACGCCTTCGGTGGCCTCGACGTCCTCGTCAACAACGCGGGACTCGGCCGCGGCGGCGAGGTGGCCGACCTCTCGACCGAGGAGTACCGGACAATGATGGACACGAACGTCGACGGCACGTTCTTCGCCACGCGGGCGGCGCTCCCGCATCTGTCGGCGTCGGCGGGCAACCTGATCTTCGTCGGGAGTTTCGCGGGGCAGTACCCACGGCCGTCCAATCCGGTCTACGCCGCGACGAAGTGGTGGGTGCGGGGGTTCGCCCACAGCGTCGAAGCCCAGGTCGGCGCCGACGGGGTCGGCGTCACGGTCGTCAACCCGACCGAGGTGCGCACGGAGTTCGGGAGCGAGGAGGGTGACGCCTTCACCGAGCGGTTCGAACCGGGCGAGGTGAGCGAGCCGGCGGAGATCGCGGACGCAATCGGGTTCGCCGCCGCCCAGAACCACTCGACGGTCCACGAGATCGACGTCTACCGGCGCGACAAGTTCGAGGGGTGGTAGGGACCGGACGGACTCACGCGGAGTCGACCGCGTCGACGCCGGCGGTCGGGGCCACGTGTTTGACCCGCTGCAATCGGCGGGCCGCCGCCTGTGGGGTCGGGGCGGCCTCGCCACTCGTCGCGAGGACCGTCCCGTCGTCGTCGCGGAGTCGCCACCGGAACCCGCCGGCGTCCGTTTCGAACAGCTGAAACGTCGCCTCGGGGAATCGGGCGTTCGTCACGGTCTTCGTTACGAGAGCTGTCGCGACCACCAACGAAGCCAATCCGCGAGCGGGCCACGCATCCCGTCGACGTGAACGCGAACGGTCCCGTCGAGGTGCCAGCGGGCGAACTCCGACTCGGAGTCCATCCGCACGGGGACGTCGACGGTCACGTCCTCGAACGTACACTCCAGTTCTTCTTCCCGATCGATCGCCGTGTCGAGTACGTCGTCGACGAGGTGGAGCCACGTCTGTTCTTCCCTCGACGCTGCCGGGACTCCGTCGGACGCTTCGTTCGGCATCGAGTAGAGATGGTCGTGGGG
This window encodes:
- a CDS encoding cold-shock protein; translation: MANGTVDFFNDTGGYGFISTDDGDLDDDEDVFFHMEDVGGEDLTEGTEVEFDIESSPKGPRAANVVRQ
- a CDS encoding TRAM domain-containing protein encodes the protein MEIPEQEIEVGSLEEGKRYKVTLFEAGEVGSAEDVGSNSSEFTGQLSGTRQRQDNSTEFDQPPVDEGEIREVEIEDIGEKGDGIARIPPGYVVFVENTSPGDRVRIKITEARDNFAFADVVGQV
- a CDS encoding SDR family oxidoreductase, whose protein sequence is MSLEDSATVVTGASAGIGEATAHELASRGARVALAARSEDHLESIAAELEAEYGVETLVVPTDVRDESAVESLIETVVDAFGGLDVLVNNAGLGRGGEVADLSTEEYRTMMDTNVDGTFFATRAALPHLSASAGNLIFVGSFAGQYPRPSNPVYAATKWWVRGFAHSVEAQVGADGVGVTVVNPTEVRTEFGSEEGDAFTERFEPGEVSEPAEIADAIGFAAAQNHSTVHEIDVYRRDKFEGW
- a CDS encoding YegP family protein, giving the protein MTNARFPEATFQLFETDAGGFRWRLRDDDGTVLATSGEAAPTPQAAARRLQRVKHVAPTAGVDAVDSA